Proteins found in one Anopheles aquasalis chromosome 3, idAnoAquaMG_Q_19, whole genome shotgun sequence genomic segment:
- the LOC126578421 gene encoding uncharacterized protein LOC126578421 — protein MNQPKLSECGKRMEVTNAEATFDERPIDSKRSSLESLLAEGSNEYDIHTTSHDCFLDLFDASLEPVSSFTQESSPKRKAPHDEERETSTPSWIEKQFMADFDRCSSSFSATDSCYDIFAIESTADVKRLNAEQEQHQQQQQQQQQQQQQQQQQHKEDVKLMQRTMGLNAQLENPTEIQGCSQDDKRATEMLTTNVVSPAKPDERGECTSKIKLETITVPDLRPGSVSRESLDDDTVTVMDEQKAECEVLLQIDPPNVQWHPEQGHQLTIPIEENHELAEKHSQVPASAPAILETALKHAQLRCRINVLLQHIEQHVCGRVPLIRRQKLNWDNCTIEEGILQPTATALEAMKLKQIKPQRLQLIVRTLATIHQLLTTGMSCTKRELYYLNFDLVNSPASSYAALDDVCALLGVEAWELNVFNSSKGLVAGPLLLTLDGGKTIDCSSCRWGTPVPIDVNSISGMQSTAKAVLIVEKDTVFKRLLEDGLMSKSANSVLLITAKGFPDVSTRLLLRKIVESLGLPIYALVDADPHGIEIFCVYKFGSLAMAHRPISLAVPTVQWIGLFPSDIELLGLHSIPLRDGELRKIDLMIERPYASGLIKKELLLLRQLAVKTEIESLFHIASDYIITVYLKQKLKECPIGIDA, from the exons ATGAACCAACCGAAATTATCTGAATGTGGAAAAAGAATG GAAGTCACCAATGCAGAAGCCACATTTGATGAACGTCCGATCGATTCAAAACGATCGTCATTGGAAAGTCTGCTTGCAGAGGGCAGCAATGAGTACGATATTCACACGACGAGCCATGACTGCTTCCTGGATCTGTTCGACGCCTCTCTGGAGCCCGTTAGTTCATTCACCCAGGAGAGTAGCCCCAAGCGCAAAGCACCACACGATGAGGAAAGGGAGACTAGTACACCGAGCTGGATCGAAAAACAATTTATGGCGGATTTTGATAGATGCTCGTCGAGTTTTTCTGCAACGGATTCATGTTACGATATCTTTGCTATCGAAAGCACAGCTGATGTAAAACGATTGAATGCtgaacaggagcagcatcagcagcagcagcagcagcagcagcagcagcagcagcagcaacagcaacagcataaagAAGACGTAAAGCTAATGCAAAGAACGATGGGATTAAATGCACAGCTGGAGAATCCAACGGAGATACAAGGCTGTTCACAGGATGACAAAAGAGCAACTGAAATGCTCACAACTAACGTGGTATCCCCCGCGAAACCAGACGAAAGAGGTGAATGCACCTCGAAAATCAAGCTCGAGACTATTACAGTCCCGGATTTAAGGCCCGGATCAGTGTCACGTGAATCGCTAGACGACGATACAGTGACGGTAATGGACGAACAAAAGGCTGAATGTGAGGTACTCCTTCAAATAGATCCTCCCAACGTTCAATGGCATCCGGAACAGGGGCACCAACTTACCATTCCCATTGAAGAGAATCACGAACTAGCGGAAAAACACTCACAGGTTCCAGCTTCTGCCCCAGCAATCCTCGAAACCGCTCTAAAGCATGCTCAGCTGCGCTGCCGTATCAATgttctgctgcagcacatTGAGCAACATGTCTGCGGACGTGTACCACTGATAAGAAGGCAGAAGCTGAACTGGGATAACTGTACCATCGAGGAGGGCAT ATTACAACCGACGGCCACCGCGTTGGAAGCAATGAAACTTAAACAAATCAAGCCGCAACGGCTTCAACTGATCGTGCGAACGCTGGCCACCATTCACCAACTGCTTACTACTGGCATGAGTTGTACGAAGCGGGAATTGTATTATCTTAATTTTGACTTAGTAAACAGTCCGGCCAGTAGCTACGCCGCACTAGACGACGTTTGCGCTCTACTTGGCGTCGAGGCGTGGGAGCTGAACGTGTTTAATAGCTCGAAAGGTCTGGTTGCCGGTCCGCTACTACTGACGTTGGACGGTGGtaaaacgatcgattgcagTTCCTGCCGTTGGGGTACTCCGGTACCGATAGATGTGAACAGTATCAGCGGGATGCAAAGTACCGCCAAGGCCGTGCTGATAGTGGAAAAGGATACCGTCTTTAAGCGACTGCTCGAAGATGGACTCATGAGCAAATCCGCCAACAGTGTACTATTGataacg GCAAAAGGATTCCCAGATGTGTCCACTAGATTGTTGCTGCGCAAGATCGTCGAATCACTTGGCCTCCCCATTTACGCCCTAGTGGATGCTGATCCTCACGGGATCGAGATCTTTTGTGTCTACAAGTTTGGATCTTTG GCAATGGCACATCGACCGATATCACTAGCCGTACCGACAGTCCAGTGGATTGGATTGTTTCCCTCCGACATAGAACTGCTCGGGCTGCACAGCATACCGCTACGGGATGGTGAGCTGCGTAAGATTGACCTCATGATCGAGCGCCCGTATGCCTCAGGATTAATCAAGAAGGAGTTACTGCTTCTGCGCCAGCTGGCAGTCAAGACCGAGATCGAAAGTTTGTTCCACATCGCTTCGGATTACATCATAACGGTGTATTTGAAACAGAAGCTTAAAGAGTGTCCGATAGGGATTGATGCATAA
- the LOC126578420 gene encoding sortilin-related receptor-like, which yields MAHSVAVAATERRHRWLPALLLLACCVVPTAQYATTVRHGFPPDILHVEPDIDAVRRMPRSLTLSMDASSSEQYDPEVSALLGRSRFLREQVQQQQQQQQQQRVRRDVNPKPNGNKTVPATPAATSSNVAPSSEYSSSSSKIVAKTTQLNDSHGQLIVHWLGEGTDIMICLAREPPDTEMKSPPPQPSRIFMSSDYGDTFEDKTSQFMLDVNGTKVNSTVEQFFTHPKFNTIVFIDPRNRAIFTSEDYGKTITLRKLDFTPSDLSFYDGDSRSFLVLDKHDPQRKLYYTTDFGASFTMLQSYVKSFLWSSGDGIPIHLYVERKEPTNTSSVIFYNAADLYNGSRKFNVLIEKVEDFHIKKDFMFASQRLPNSTQLLISYKRGKFVKADFQTELDIRGYHVADVEGRRIMISVVHTERISHLYVSESNDDMTDIKFVPSLENIFSYIPDLNWRTSWLVKSSDTAFTDLYRVEGLRGIYIASKMNRIPVAETITPDYLVSVISFDHGRTWRPIKAPDADDEGQPLVNCGKDCSLHLSQKFCSLYPVTRSVTIMSSKSAPGVIMASGVVGKSLKGHPGVYISRDAGVTWKQILKNYHFFNMGDHGGLLVAVKYFKSKGETNEILYSTDEGEVWQSAPFSASQLKVYGLMTEPEANGTIFTLFGSEQDEHRWLIIKLDLKKAFTSNCTEDDYKFWAPGSYALGLAGDHFMPCELGRQDTYQRRKPHVSCHNGVDYERPIRQEVCECNRWDFECDFGFEQTGQKRSFCVFNRTVAGYDPYAIPATCKPGEYYNRTRGYRKIEGDVCVDGFSSQFLPQSIPCPVEEADEFLIVAQREKISRIDLRTDERMELPIKGLKNVIAIEFDLKRNCVFWADIMTDVIGRHCLNGNATPEVLIDNGLSSVEGMSYDWISEILYFVDGMRLMIEALRVPPPGTTVLPSGHRAANTRRTIIDNKHLNKPRGIVVHPLQGYLFWTDWNSIRPSISRSNMDGTDVRELFTKPDVAWPNGVTIDYMAERLYWVDASKDYIASSDLDGKNLHKVLQQNEYVQHPFAVAVLKDVMYWDDWKKNSVFSAGKDRGIMLRLVAEGMVNSMDMKVYGHAVQVGTNACSAGNRCSDMCVAGPKNTTSCLCPDGKVLEGTRCKCPNGTVAQDDKSCKRDNSTTTCGAKFFDCKNQMCVPLTYRCDGDDDCTDGSDEEGCPAGKPPCPPHMFTCKTDRQCVPKYFVCDFDRDCHDGSDEQNCKTAQCKADEHACENGRCIKQSWVCDGEDDCRDGSDEKECKKQNWPSVVECKADEFRCNATSTCLPKQWRCDTETDCPDGSDELNCTQNACESWKFMCVTDRMCIYKTWQCDGEPDCKDGSDEQNCPATNTTTPEIGTGGGSSKKPGINFEPGQQCHDWMFKCGNDRCVPYWWKCDGVNDCEDNSDEQGCGEKGSTSSTTETSTIVPSRPGPPTRRKDRMCGQHEFRCDSGVCISKRDVCDGRKDCPGGEDEDNCPPKKLCGNSNFRCRIDGACLPMDKLCNGIKDCPDGSDEECNFKPIIMNSTVNNCSSYPGVFECDNTCFALTMLCDGKPTCYDGTDEERCTGDRKGPHYQVTQIMVDERLMNSTSFLIKWVLPNQQNATLEYLPSIYYNNEWKNVTNWISSTEYRFTNLKPYTAYKVTVYVRVKNQPKITPPFIHYEVATVEGIPTPPLNVSVAQRNGSVVEVSWNPPKEVNGRLKGYTVSFRSQSETGVPVQTAEASASETSISIDRGFQPNITYEFWVKARNGRQESSTSQMVSLKIDPAAFVEKVNRIEVLNKTAKSVTLRWQPVSNADGYVVMSFLPQTYPVLPTVTVRNATTVTLDNMVPGTQYVIKVAAFVKDFFGQHETTIISFGGSPLPALNVELGEVSGQHAIVKWSEPTGVALGPLVYGVYYGTSMDTLYEAARFNTSSRTANLTKLQPCQSYLVSVGIVGPIGPGPLGRNPLKLETAYDLLQPPKELNVTINDASQEMIIKWQRSCALEATRYPTYIITVRELTLNKTSVVTVQPSSNHTMMHVFRKIPKGAAYEVSVATDVPNAQRIVGYANSTKLPTPVKLQVWEEANGTYVVYWRSVTGFQDDGYTYEAVVKEGLALNSTAPPVVTLHSKEPPILINPDQLQAISENGFFTVGVRLKTDQGLYSDFAEVESFTRHNLLSLHQASTSSVALAWMWIVPTIIIVTLVVVVLYMVQRHQRLRNSFSRFANSHYDTRTGATRIGCTLDDDEHEHQEVPRSFSDDEPLVIA from the exons ATGGCGCATTCGGTGGCGGTAGCGGCGACCgagcgccgccaccgctggctGCCAGCGCTTCTACTGTTGGCCTGCTGCGTAGTACCGACGGCACAGTACGCCACCACAGTGCGTCACGGCTTTCCGCCGGACATTTTGCACGTGGAGCCCGACATTGACGCGGTCCGGAGGATGCCCCGTTCGCTGACCTTGTCGATGGacgcgagcagcagcgaacagtACGATCCGGAGGTGAGCGCACTGCTCGGTCGCTCCCGGTTTCTTCGCGaacaggtgcagcagcagcagcagcagcagcagcagcaacgagttCGCCGTGACGTTAATCCGAAGCCAAACGGCAACAAAACGGTGCCCGCGACACCCGCCGCAACCTCATCGAACGTTGCCCCATCGTCCGAATattcttcgtcgtcttcgaaAATCGTAGCAAAG ACAACGCAGCTGAATGATTCACATGGCCAGCTGATCGTGCACTGGCTGGGTGAAGGAACGGACATTATGATCTGCCTGGCCCGGGAACCGCCAGATACGGAAAtgaaatcaccaccaccgcaaccgtCCCGAATTTTCATGTCCAGCGACTACGGTGACACGTTCGAGGATAAGACGAGCCAGTTCATGCTCGACGTCAACGGGACGAAGGTCAACTCGACGGTGGAACAGTTTTTCACTCATCCCAAGTTCAACACG attgttttcatcgatcctcGCAATCGAGCGATTTTCACCTCGGAAGACTACGGCAAAACGATCACCTTGAGGAAGCTAGACTTTACGCCTTCCGATCTGTCGTTCTACGATGGTGACAGCCGATCGTTTCTCGTCCTCGATAAGCACGATCCACAGCGGAAG CTTTACTATACAACCGACTTTGGCGCTTCCTTTACGATGCTACAAAGCTATGTGAAATCGTTCCTTTGGTCCTCTGGCGATGGCATACCGATACACCTGTACGTGGAGCGCAAGGAACCGACAA ATACTTCATCGGTGATATTCTACAATGCGGCCGATCTGTACAATGGTAGCCGTAAGTTTAACGTGCTGATCGAAAAGGTGGAAGACTTCCACATCAAGAAAGACTTTATGTTTGCATCGCAACGCTTACCGAACAGCACGCAGCTGCTGATCTCGTACAAGCGCGGCAAGTTCGTGAAGGCTGACTTCCAGACTGAGCTCGATATCCGCGGTTATCACGTGGCGGACGTCGAGGGCCGCCGGATCATGATATCGGTCGTGCACACGGAGCGCATTTCCCATCTGTACGTGTCGGAATCGAACGATGACATGACGGATATTAAGTTTGTGCCGAGTTTGGAAAATATCTTCAGCTACATCCCGGATCTGAACTGGCGAACGAGTTGGTTGGT AAAATCTTCGGACACTGCCTTCACCGACCTTTATCGCGTGGAGGGACTGCGGGGTATATACATTGCGTCGAAGATGAACCGTATTCCGGTCGCAGAAACGATCACACCCGATTATCTCGTTTCGGTGATATCGTTTGATCACGGTCGTACCTGGCGACCGATCAAGGCACCGGATGCCGACGACGAAGGGCAACCGCTGGTCAACTGTGGCAAAGACTGTAGTTTGCATTTGTCACAAAAGTTTTGTTCGCTGTACCCGGTCACGAG ATCGGTTACGATTATGAGTTCCAAATCGGCCCCTGGAGTCATCATGGCATCGGGTGTCGTGGGAAAATCCCTTAAAGGCCACCCGGGCGTTTACATTTCGCGCGATGCCGGTGTAACGTGGAAACAGATCCTGAAGAACTACCATTTCTTCAACATGGGCGATCACGGTGgactgctggtggcggtgaagtACTTCAAATCCAAgggcgaaacgaacgaaatcctCTACTCAACGGACGAAGGTGAAGTGTGGCAGTCGGCCCCCTTCAGTGCTAGCCAGCTGAAGGTGTACGGGCTGATGacggaaccggaagcgaacGGTACGATCTTCACACTGTTCGGCTCGGAACAGGACGAACACCGGTGGCTCATCATTAAGCTCGATCTGAAGAAAGCCTTCACCTCGAACTGCACGGAAGATGATTACAAATTCTGGGCCCCGGGTTCGTACGCGCTCGGTCTCGCCGGGGATCACTTTATGCCGTGTGAGCTTGGTCGCCAGGATACGTATCAACGGCGCAAACCACATGTCAGCTGTCACAATGGTGTCGATTATGAACGACCGATCCGGCAGGAAGTTTGTGAGTGCAACCGATGGGACTTTGAGTGTGATTTCGGCTTCGAGCAGACCGGCCAGAAGCGTTCGTTCTGTGTGTTCAATCGTACGGTGGCAGGGTACGATCCGTACGCGATACCGGCCACCTGCAAACCGGGAGAATACTACAACCGTACGCGGGGATACCGGAAAATCGAGGGTGATGTCTGTGTGGACGGATTCTCTTCTCAGTTCCTGCCACAATCCATTCCCTGCCCTGTCGAGGAAGCGGACGAGTTTTTGATTGTTGCACAGCGTGAAAAGATCTCCCGGATCGACCTCCGAACCGACGAACGGATGGAACTGCCAATCAAGGGGTTGAAAAATGTGATAGCGATCGAGTTCGATCTGAAGCGGAACTGTGTATTCTGGGCCGACATTATGACGGATGTGATTGGGCGGCACTGTTTGAATGGTAACGCAACGCCGGAAGTGCTGATCGACAATGGACTGTCCTCGGTGGAGGGTATGTCGTACGATTGGATCTCGGAGATCCTCTACTTTGTCGATGGTATGCGCTTGATGATTGAAGCGCTGCGTGTACCGCCACCCGGTACGACGGTACTTCCTTCTGGACACCGGGCAGCCAATACACGCCGTACGATCATCGATAACAAGCATCTGAATAAACCGCGCGGCATCGTAGTGCACCCGCTGCAGGGTTATCTGTTCTGGACGGACTGGAACTCGATCCGACCATCGATCTCACGCTCCAACATGGACGGTACGGATGTGCGCGAGCTGTTTACCAAACCGGACGTTGCCTGGCCGAACGGTGTGACGATCGATTACATGGCCGAGCGGTTGTACTGGGTCGATGCGAGCAAAGATTACATCGCCAGCAGCGATCTGGATGGCAAGAACTTGCACAaggtgctgcagcagaacgAGTACGTGCAGCATCCGTTTGCGGTGGCCGTGTTGAAGGATGTGATGTACTGGGACGATTGGAAGAAGAACTCTGTCTTTTCGGCCGGCAAGGATCGTGGCATTATGTTGCGATTGGTGGCGGAAGGTATGGTGAACTCGATGGACATGAAGGTTTACGGTCACGCGGTACAGGTTGGCACGAACGCTTGTTCCGCTGGGAATCGATGCTCGGATATGTGTGTCGCTGGACCGAAGAACACCACCAGTTGCCTGTGTCCCGATGGGAAGGTGCTGGAAGGTACACGCTGCAAATGTCCGAATGGAACGGTTGCGCAAGACGATAAAAGCTGCAAACGGGACAACAGCACGACGACGTGCGGTGCAAAGTTTTTCGATTGTAAAAACCAAATGTGCGTCCCGTTGACGTATCGTTGCGATGGGGATGACGATTGTACGGATGGTAGCGATGAGGAGGGTTGCCCGGCTGGTAAGCCACCCTGTCCGCCCCACATGTTCACCTGCAAGACGGACCGGCAGTGTGTGCCCAAGTACTTTGTCTGTGATTTCGATCGCGACTGTCACGATGGAAGCGACGAGCAGAACTGCAAGACGGCCCAGTGTAAGGCCGATGAGCATGCGTGCGAGAATGGACGGTGTATCAAGCAGAGCTGGGTGTGCGACGGAGAGGACGATTGTCGCGACGGGTCGGACGAGAAGGAGTGCAAGAAACAGAATTGGCCATCGGTTGTGGAATGCAAGGCGGACGAGTTCCGATGCAATGCTACGAGCACCTGTCTACCGAAACAGTGGCGTTGCGATACCGAAACCGATTGTCCCGATGGGTCGGACGAACTGAACTGCACCCAGAATGCGTGCGAATCGTGGAAGTTTATGTGCGTCACGGATCGGATGTGCATCTACAAGACGTGGCAATGTGACGGTGAGCCGGACTGTAAGGATGGTAGCGATGAGCAAAATTGTCCGGCAACCAATACCACCACCCCGGAGATTGGGACGGGCGGAGGGAGCAGTAAGAAGCCGGGCATTAACTTTGAACCGGGCCAGCAGTGTCACGATTGGATGTTCAAGTGTGGTAACGATCGGTGCGTACCGTACTGGTGGAAGTGTGATGGCGTTAACGATTGCGAGGACAATTCCGATGAGCAGGGTTGTGGAGAGAAGGGCAGCACAAGTTCGACAACGGAAACGTCAACCATCGTACCATCGCGGCCCGGTCCACCGACACGCCGTAAGGATCGGATGTGTGGTCAGCACGAGTTCCGTTGTGATTCGGGTGTTTGCATTTCGAAGCGGGATGTATGTGATGGTAGAAAAGATTGCCCGGGCGGAGAGGATGAGGATAACTGTCCACCGAAAAAGCTGTGCGGCAACAGTAATTTCCGCTGCCGGATCGATGGTGCGTGTCTGCCGATGGACAAGCTGTGTAACGGCATCAAGGATTGTCCCGATGGGAGCGATGAGGAGTGTAACTTCAAGCCGATCAT CATGAACTCTACGGTCAATAACTGCAGCTCCTATCCCGGTGTGTTTGAGTGCGACAACACCTGCTTTGCGCTAACGATGCTTTGTGATGGCAAACCGACCTGTTACGATGGTACGGACGAAGAGCGATGTACCGGCGATCGTAAGGGACCACATTATCAG GTCACACAGATTATGGTCGACGAGCGTTTGATGAATTCCACCAGCTTCCTCATTAAATGGGTGCTTCCGAACCAGCAGAATGCCACGCTGGAGTATCTTCCTTCAATCTACTACAAcaatgaatggaaaaatgtCACCAACTGGATCAGCTCGACGGAGTATCGCTTCACTAACCTGAAACCGTACACCGCGTACAAGGTCACTGTTTACGTGCGCGTCAAAAATCAACCGAAGATCACACCACCATTCATTCATTACGAAGTGGCGACGGTGGAAGGAA ttccaacaccaccactgaaTGTGTCCGTAGCGCAAAGAaacggttcggtggtggaggtgagcTGGAATCCGCCGAAAGAAGTGAACGGTCGGTTGAAGGGATACACCGTGAGTTTCCGCTCGCAGTCGGAGACCGGAGTTCCGGTACAAACGGCCGAAGCATCAGCGTCCGAAACGAGCATTTCGATAGATCGTGGCTTCCAACCGAACATTACGTACGAGTTCTGGGTAAAGGCAAGGAACGGTCGGCAAGAATCCAGCACGTCCCAGATGGTGTCTCTGAAGATTGATCCTGCGGCGTTCGTGGAGAAGGTGAACCGTATCGAGGTGCTGAACAAGACGGCCAAATCGGTGACGCTACGGTGGCAGCCAGTCAGCAACGCAGACGGATACGTCGTGATGTCTTTCTTGCCACAAACGTACCCCGTGCTACCGACGGTTACGGTGCGGAACGCAACAACCGTCACGCTTGACAACATGGTGCCCGGTACGCAGTACGTCATTAAGGTAGCCGCCTTCGTGAAGGATTTCTTTGGCCAGCACGAAACAACGATCATCTCGTTCGGTGGCAGTCCGTTGCCGGCGCTGAACGTGGAGCTCGGAGAGGTCAGCGGACAGCACGCGATCGTCAAGTGGTCCGAACCGACCGGTGTTGCTTTGGGACCGTTGGTTTATGGTGTTTACTATGGTACCAGTATGGATACACTGTATGAAG CTGCACGCTTTAATACCTCATCAAGGACTGCTAATCTAACGAAGCTACAACCGTGCCAGTCCTATTTGGTGAGCGTGGGCATCGTCGGTCCGATAGGGCCCGGTCCGCTCGGTCGCAATCCGCTGAAGCTAGAGACGGCGTACGATCTTCTGCAACCACCAAAGGAACTTAACGTTACAATCAACGATGCTAGTCAAGAAATGATTATTAAGTGGCAGCGTAGCTGTGCCTTGGAAGCTACTCGGTATCCAACGTACATC ATAACCGTACGCGAGCTAACGCTGAACAAAACATCTGTCGTGACGGTGCAACCGTCGTCCAATCATACTATGATGCACGTGTTCCGCAAGATACCGAAGGGTGCCGCATACGAGGTATCCGTCGCAACCGATGTGCCCAACGCTCAGCGGATCGTGGGTTATGCCAACTCCACCAAACTACCCACACCGGTCAAGCTACAGGTATGGGAAGAGGCCAACGGGACGTATGTTGTGTACTGGAGAAGTGTGACCGGCTTCCAGGATGACGG CTACACGTATGAGGCAGTCGTCAAAGAGGGCCTTGCCCTTAACAGTACCGCACCACCGGTCGTTACGCTACATTCCAAAGAACCACCGATCTTGATAAATCCGGATCAACTGCAGGCGATCAGcgagaatggtttcttcaccgTCGGTGTGCGACTGAAAACGGATCAG GGTCTGTACTCGGACTTTGCCGAAGTGGAATCGTTCACGAGGCACAACCTACTGAGCTTGCATCAAGCCTCGACCTCGTCGGTAGCGTTGGCTTGGATGTGGATAGTGCCGACCATTATCATCGTGACACTGGTCGTGGTTGTCCTGTACATGGtccagcggcaccagcggcTACGGAATTCGTTCAGTCGCTTTGCCAACTCGCACTACGACACGCGAACCGGTGCCACGCGCATCGGCTGTAcgctcgatgatgacgagcacGAACATCAGGAGGTGCCGCGCAGCTTCTCCGACGATGAACCGCTAGTGATTGCATAA